A stretch of the Bradyrhizobium arachidis genome encodes the following:
- a CDS encoding undecaprenyl-phosphate glucose phosphotransferase, protein MAVATYSSDNVESVSSRRGAVLQRPFQVFVIAADFLLILLCYVVAAESYRAMVASAADGASIGAGLIVGAVFVAIAYFQGVYATHRLLSLVWQLRKAVIIWLASLTILAVAAFLLKSTDNLSRGTVIMFAAIGGVGLTSLRFAWQFALGTSFARGRLVDRKVVLLSLKPLDFTSNRFKDLRRNGFDVVRHFVLGGDSEATRWEREIRDVIRQARAADVDEYLLAVDWNELPLLQKLGQYLRAVPQPIRLLPDNSIADLVSRPFLPVSGTVAIEIQRSPLSVFERLQKRCLDVGVAAFALVVLAPLLVTVAVLIKLDSAGPVIFRQSRRGFNGKPFEIWKFRSMTVCENGQTIAQATKRDARITRLGRFLRMTSIDELPQLWNVLRGDMSLVGPRPHALAHDNYYDELISNYVYRHHMKPGLTGWAQVNGFRGETPTIDLMEKRVEYDVWYVSNWSIWLDLKIMVRTAAAVLFQEAY, encoded by the coding sequence ATGGCTGTAGCAACTTACAGTTCCGATAATGTCGAGTCGGTCTCGTCAAGACGCGGCGCCGTCCTTCAGCGACCTTTTCAGGTCTTCGTCATCGCAGCTGACTTCCTGCTAATTCTGCTTTGCTACGTCGTCGCCGCCGAATCCTATCGCGCCATGGTCGCCTCCGCCGCGGACGGCGCCTCGATCGGAGCCGGGTTGATTGTCGGCGCTGTGTTCGTGGCGATTGCCTATTTCCAAGGCGTCTACGCAACGCACCGGCTCTTGAGCCTTGTCTGGCAGCTGCGCAAGGCCGTCATTATCTGGCTCGCGTCGCTCACGATTCTTGCTGTGGCGGCGTTTCTGTTGAAGTCGACGGACAACTTGTCGCGCGGCACGGTCATCATGTTTGCCGCGATCGGCGGCGTGGGTCTGACCAGCCTGCGCTTTGCGTGGCAGTTCGCGCTTGGCACGAGCTTTGCGAGGGGACGATTGGTCGATCGCAAGGTCGTGCTGCTCAGCCTGAAGCCGCTCGATTTCACGTCGAACCGCTTCAAGGACCTGCGACGGAACGGATTCGATGTCGTGCGACACTTCGTGCTTGGCGGCGATAGCGAAGCAACCCGGTGGGAGCGAGAGATTCGCGACGTCATTCGCCAGGCGCGTGCGGCCGACGTCGACGAATATCTGTTGGCAGTGGACTGGAACGAGCTGCCGTTGTTGCAGAAGCTCGGGCAGTATCTGCGCGCGGTGCCGCAGCCGATCCGGCTACTGCCGGACAATTCGATCGCCGATCTCGTATCGCGTCCGTTTCTGCCGGTCAGCGGGACGGTGGCGATCGAAATCCAACGGTCTCCGCTCAGCGTGTTCGAACGCTTGCAGAAGCGCTGCCTCGACGTCGGCGTGGCCGCGTTCGCACTCGTCGTCCTGGCGCCGCTCCTCGTGACGGTCGCCGTTCTGATCAAGCTGGATTCGGCCGGCCCGGTCATCTTTCGACAGTCGCGCCGTGGCTTCAACGGCAAGCCGTTCGAGATCTGGAAGTTTCGCAGCATGACCGTCTGCGAGAACGGTCAGACGATCGCCCAGGCGACGAAGAGGGACGCGCGGATTACGAGGCTTGGGCGATTCCTGCGAATGACGAGCATTGATGAGCTGCCCCAGCTCTGGAATGTGCTCCGGGGCGACATGTCCCTGGTCGGGCCGCGTCCGCATGCGCTGGCCCACGACAACTACTACGATGAACTCATCAGCAATTATGTGTACCGCCATCACATGAAGCCGGGCCTGACAGGCTGGGCACAGGTCAATGGTTTTCGCGGCGAAACGCCGACCATCGACCTCATGGAGAAGCGGGTTGAGTACGACGTCTGGTACGTCAGCAACTGGAGCATCTGGCTCGATCTGAAGATCATGGTCCGGACGGCCGCTGCCGTCTTGTTCCAGGAAGCCTATTAA
- a CDS encoding metallophosphoesterase family protein, with the protein MVPLLRPRPPRTKPTLPDGLRIYAMSDIHGCAHLLEQMLQVIDADLINSRPPYALEIFMGDYIDRGPDTRSTLDLLVERSRRGNAIFLKGNHEAILVDVMEDPSRFDDWLRVGGAQTLMSYGLTPNSQKDDPAALLRRLLQVMPTEHVEFLDNLRLSFTCGDFFFAHAGVRPGVPLAEQREADLLWIRDEFLQCENDFGKYVVHGHTPVRTAELLANRANIDTGAYATGNLTLMSIQGASMLAI; encoded by the coding sequence ATGGTTCCCCTCCTGCGGCCTCGTCCGCCAAGAACAAAGCCGACGCTACCCGACGGGCTTCGCATCTACGCGATGTCTGACATTCATGGCTGCGCGCATCTGCTCGAGCAGATGCTGCAAGTGATCGATGCCGACCTCATCAATAGCCGGCCGCCCTACGCGCTCGAGATCTTCATGGGGGACTATATCGATCGCGGGCCGGATACGCGATCGACGCTCGATCTGCTGGTCGAACGGAGTCGCCGCGGGAACGCGATCTTCCTGAAGGGAAACCACGAGGCCATTCTGGTCGACGTCATGGAGGACCCTTCCCGGTTTGACGACTGGCTCCGCGTCGGCGGTGCCCAGACGCTGATGTCCTACGGGCTCACGCCGAACTCGCAGAAGGACGATCCCGCCGCGCTGCTGCGCAGGCTGCTGCAGGTGATGCCGACGGAGCACGTCGAGTTCCTTGACAATCTGCGGCTGAGCTTCACATGCGGGGATTTTTTCTTCGCGCATGCCGGCGTCCGTCCGGGAGTTCCCTTGGCCGAGCAGCGCGAAGCCGACCTGCTCTGGATCCGAGACGAGTTCCTGCAGTGCGAGAACGACTTCGGCAAATATGTGGTGCACGGCCACACGCCGGTGCGGACCGCCGAGCTGTTGGCCAATCGGGCCAATATCGATACCGGCGCCTATGCGACAGGAAATCTCACACTGATGAGCATCCAGGGCGCCAGCATGCTCGCGATCTGA
- a CDS encoding FAD-dependent oxidoreductase, which produces MLTILTCILLVIVSAQSNAEPELFSDLLVYGGTAAGTMAAYSAARQGSHVTLLEPGGHLGGMVTGGLSATDLGDDRIIGGYARTYYRRVAEHYGWRDLAQPSSWLSEPHVAEQVFDDMLREAGVRVVFHARVRERNGVAVQDHRIVHLITEDERVWRSQLFVDASYNGDVLTQSGVGYTWGRESSKTYGESLGGVRAMTPQHQFAWPILAYRDDHHLYPEISDGPLGVAGSGDRKVQAYNFRLILTDDPANRLPLPKPDGYDAAQFALLAKYLKEFEGHMGREPRLWDFFMPVRIPNHKADFNNNGPISTDYIGHSSAYPDATYDEKRQIRDDHLHYTQSLLYFLAHDPAVPTRLRNEVGSWGLAKDEFEDTGHWPRELYIREGRRMIGTYVLTQADLQDSRTKWDSVGMGAYNSDAHNVQRIAMPDGSVRNEGDMQVPVSPYEIPYRAITPRSNEVKNLLVPVCLSASHVAYASLRMEPQFMIIGQAAGVAAALAVRDRRPVQDIDVAKLQHELRKTGAVLSLGDEGASGRLPPD; this is translated from the coding sequence ATGCTTACTATCCTGACCTGCATCCTGCTCGTCATCGTCTCCGCGCAATCCAATGCAGAACCCGAATTGTTCAGCGATCTCCTCGTCTATGGCGGCACGGCGGCTGGTACGATGGCGGCCTATTCGGCTGCAAGGCAGGGCTCGCATGTCACCCTCCTCGAGCCGGGTGGGCATCTCGGGGGAATGGTCACGGGCGGGCTCTCGGCCACCGATCTTGGCGACGACCGTATCATCGGTGGATACGCACGGACGTATTATCGGCGGGTCGCGGAGCACTATGGTTGGCGCGACCTCGCCCAGCCATCATCATGGCTGTCGGAGCCGCACGTGGCCGAGCAGGTGTTCGACGACATGCTTCGCGAAGCTGGAGTCCGGGTTGTCTTCCACGCCAGAGTTCGCGAGCGGAACGGCGTTGCGGTTCAGGACCACAGGATCGTTCATCTCATCACCGAGGACGAACGCGTCTGGCGTTCGCAATTGTTCGTCGACGCCAGCTATAACGGAGATGTCCTGACGCAATCCGGCGTCGGGTACACGTGGGGTCGGGAAAGCAGCAAGACGTATGGTGAGAGTCTTGGTGGCGTGCGCGCGATGACGCCACAACACCAGTTCGCGTGGCCGATCCTCGCCTATCGCGACGACCACCATCTCTATCCGGAGATTTCCGATGGCCCGCTCGGAGTTGCGGGAAGCGGCGATCGAAAGGTGCAGGCCTATAACTTCCGTCTCATCCTGACCGACGATCCCGCCAATCGCCTGCCGCTCCCCAAACCCGACGGATACGACGCCGCGCAGTTCGCGCTGCTCGCAAAGTATCTGAAGGAGTTTGAGGGTCACATGGGCCGCGAGCCGCGCCTTTGGGATTTCTTCATGCCGGTCCGGATTCCAAACCACAAGGCGGATTTCAACAACAACGGCCCGATATCGACCGACTATATCGGCCATAGTTCGGCCTATCCCGACGCGACCTATGACGAGAAGCGGCAGATTCGCGACGACCACCTCCACTACACACAATCTCTGCTCTATTTCCTGGCGCACGACCCGGCGGTGCCCACGAGGCTGCGAAATGAGGTTGGCTCATGGGGGCTTGCGAAGGACGAATTCGAGGACACCGGCCATTGGCCACGGGAGTTGTACATCCGCGAAGGCCGCAGGATGATCGGCACTTACGTCCTGACACAGGCCGATCTACAGGACAGCAGGACCAAATGGGACTCGGTCGGCATGGGGGCCTACAACAGCGATGCGCACAACGTGCAGCGGATCGCAATGCCCGACGGATCGGTGCGCAACGAAGGCGACATGCAGGTGCCGGTGAGCCCCTATGAGATTCCATACCGAGCGATCACCCCTCGCAGCAACGAGGTCAAGAATCTACTTGTTCCGGTGTGTCTGTCGGCCTCCCATGTTGCCTACGCCTCATTGCGCATGGAGCCCCAGTTCATGATCATCGGCCAGGCCGCTGGCGTGGCCGCGGCGCTGGCCGTGCGAGATCGACGCCCCGTGCAGGACATCGATGTTGCGAAACTTCAGCACGAATTGAGAAAAACCGGGGCGGTCCTTTCGCTCGGCGACGAAGGAGCGAGCGGCAGATTGCCACCGGACTAA